In Myxococcus stipitatus, the following are encoded in one genomic region:
- a CDS encoding DUF4397 domain-containing protein, with the protein MKSNVQGVWLLMLGVLLALGSVGCGDDEGEDSPRDSGVVDAGRDGGARPDDGGRDGDGAPDGSTDGGWNGGGDAGRDGGPDAGRDGGPPAMDGGDDGGTDGGSGEPDAGKDAGTGVRHRAHVRFVNAFLGSKSNPSDQVDRPWDPFKVDLYVGDTKPFAAVSAGNAAVTAFQEVELTGTTQEVRLAARNAEGDASSPELASHTFTLAEGDWVTVVGSGSLLQVGQERPDTPRLVVLKDHAFTAVTEPDTVRVRFMSADRVISATARRRFANEAGVPFENNTVEAYSADTVENGVAIASDTSRVAIVGTTPAFTPAQSGWLYYSLPEGTLRAGQAYYAINTGEDRRTLADEGASALLLISAKQDVAVRLKRGPLVYFFNGVLPATPGGTPPSLQVIQGSFNVATAITHGAAPKVADLPVTASGLSVRVTVSGQPAQGVIESAEVGPLEAGRRYLGVLCGRQGASPMLTVVKDEFAEDAPQSPFLRIVHCSASAPTPLDFGAYSFQADGASRDTFTPLLTGLSYPLPTQPVTGVAFAPPASASTPAYTWLGVKTAGDAPVERTIRGRVLGTPSFLILMGEWDSTLTYRTLNTRLNTWGSSGPNDATFSPLTPPQ; encoded by the coding sequence ATGAAGAGCAACGTCCAGGGGGTGTGGCTGTTGATGTTGGGAGTCCTGCTGGCGCTGGGCTCCGTGGGGTGTGGCGATGATGAAGGAGAGGACTCGCCACGTGACTCGGGCGTCGTCGACGCGGGTCGTGATGGTGGGGCCAGGCCTGACGATGGAGGACGCGACGGTGATGGGGCTCCGGATGGGAGCACCGATGGAGGCTGGAATGGGGGCGGGGACGCCGGACGTGACGGGGGCCCGGATGCGGGAAGGGATGGTGGCCCCCCGGCGATGGATGGAGGCGATGATGGCGGTACGGACGGTGGTTCTGGCGAGCCCGACGCGGGGAAGGACGCCGGGACGGGTGTGCGTCACCGGGCACACGTGCGCTTCGTCAACGCGTTCCTCGGTTCCAAGAGCAACCCCTCGGACCAGGTGGACCGTCCGTGGGATCCGTTCAAGGTGGACCTGTACGTGGGCGACACGAAGCCCTTCGCCGCGGTGTCGGCGGGCAACGCGGCGGTGACGGCGTTCCAGGAAGTGGAACTGACGGGGACCACGCAGGAGGTGCGGCTGGCCGCTCGGAACGCGGAGGGGGATGCGTCTTCGCCGGAGCTGGCCTCGCATACCTTCACGCTGGCGGAGGGGGACTGGGTGACGGTGGTGGGCTCGGGCTCGCTGCTCCAGGTGGGGCAGGAGCGCCCGGACACGCCTCGCCTCGTGGTGCTGAAGGACCATGCCTTCACCGCCGTGACGGAGCCGGACACCGTGCGCGTGCGCTTCATGTCCGCTGACCGCGTCATCTCCGCGACGGCGCGGCGGCGCTTCGCGAACGAGGCGGGTGTGCCCTTCGAGAACAACACCGTGGAGGCCTACTCGGCGGACACGGTGGAGAACGGCGTCGCCATTGCCTCCGACACGTCACGAGTGGCCATCGTCGGCACGACGCCCGCCTTCACGCCCGCGCAGAGCGGCTGGCTGTATTACTCCCTGCCGGAAGGGACGCTGCGCGCGGGACAGGCGTACTACGCCATCAACACCGGAGAGGACCGGCGCACCCTCGCCGATGAAGGCGCCTCCGCGCTGCTCCTCATCAGCGCGAAGCAGGATGTCGCTGTTCGCTTGAAGCGCGGGCCGCTCGTCTACTTCTTCAACGGGGTGTTGCCCGCGACGCCTGGCGGAACGCCGCCTTCTCTCCAGGTCATCCAGGGCTCCTTCAACGTCGCCACCGCCATCACCCACGGCGCGGCGCCCAAGGTCGCGGACCTGCCCGTGACGGCCTCGGGGCTCTCCGTGCGAGTCACCGTGAGTGGCCAGCCCGCGCAAGGCGTCATCGAGTCGGCGGAGGTGGGGCCCCTCGAGGCAGGCCGCCGCTACCTCGGCGTGCTGTGTGGACGACAGGGTGCGTCGCCGATGCTCACGGTGGTGAAGGACGAGTTCGCGGAAGACGCGCCGCAGTCTCCCTTCCTTCGCATCGTCCACTGTTCGGCCAGCGCTCCGACGCCGCTCGACTTCGGCGCGTATTCGTTCCAGGCGGATGGCGCAAGCCGCGACACCTTCACGCCGCTGCTCACCGGGCTCTCGTATCCGCTCCCCACGCAGCCCGTCACGGGTGTGGCCTTCGCTCCGCCAGCCTCCGCCTCCACGCCCGCGTACACGTGGCTGGGCGTGAAGACGGCGGGAGATGCGCCCGTGGAGAGGACCATCCGGGGCCGCGTGCTCGGCACACCTTCCTTCCTCATCCTCATGGGGGAATGGGACAGCACGCTCACCTACCGGACGCTCAACACGCGGCTGAACACCTGGGGGTCCTCCGGGCCCAATGACGCCACGTTCAGCCCGCTGACCCCGCCGCAATGA
- a CDS encoding virginiamycin B lyase family protein, with amino-acid sequence MHLKKRFVPRSTLFAVCVSLLGAPALAADTQALPWVCRDSRGTLGSIDELALPTGAGPVSITLGPDLALWFTEQAANEVGSISTEGVIREFDLPVDRGGPSAIVAGLDGNVWFTEQTGNRISRITPEGVVTQFAVPTEGSQPNAIAVGPDGQLWFTARGTHKLGKIRALSVP; translated from the coding sequence ATGCACCTGAAGAAACGCTTCGTGCCTCGCTCGACGCTGTTCGCCGTCTGCGTTTCGCTCCTGGGCGCGCCTGCCCTGGCCGCTGACACTCAAGCCCTACCGTGGGTGTGTCGTGATTCCCGAGGCACGCTGGGCTCCATCGACGAACTCGCCCTGCCCACGGGCGCTGGACCGGTGAGCATCACCCTGGGGCCGGACCTGGCGCTCTGGTTCACCGAGCAGGCCGCCAACGAGGTGGGCTCCATCTCCACTGAAGGAGTCATCCGCGAGTTCGACCTGCCCGTGGACAGGGGCGGTCCTTCCGCCATCGTCGCGGGCCTGGATGGCAATGTCTGGTTCACCGAGCAGACGGGAAACCGCATCAGCCGCATCACGCCGGAGGGCGTGGTGACGCAGTTCGCCGTTCCCACGGAAGGCAGTCAGCCGAATGCCATCGCGGTGGGACCGGATGGTCAGCTGTGGTTCACCGCGCGGGGAACCCACAAGCTCGGGAAGATTCGCGCGCTCTCCGTCCCCTGA
- a CDS encoding substrate-binding domain-containing protein: protein MNSMKWVMSATVVAMTVVGCGRTSAVEASNDTEASRQGLALPSFYGSDTLKEVFIAAGLQAGSGLVVEGKGSGVGEACLRNGVGSSGFCAAGAQTLAPMSRDFTAPKTASGAACRNGAAADAKGCCAGERSNVIALDAVNAYVSATRYAALPSNGLTTQELRRIFFATDSSGAAIPGACPTDWSALGQPSAPIIKYRRDDLSGTTDTFKSLLKGGAFCPGVTVIVDESASNPSPCLVTDNATTCIGRLTASNDNAIGYAGDSASRPGNAKLALKAVAPVSPTTSTYVASNVVNIRKLLQAGATDVYPLARRLFLNENILATRSFDEEALYTWAFYTNPAEFEAILVEQGFIACSPFAPLDCGPGLCTAQ, encoded by the coding sequence ATGAACAGCATGAAGTGGGTGATGTCCGCCACCGTGGTGGCGATGACGGTCGTCGGCTGTGGTCGTACGTCCGCGGTGGAGGCGTCGAATGACACGGAGGCGTCCCGGCAGGGCCTCGCGCTGCCGTCCTTCTATGGCTCGGACACGTTGAAGGAAGTGTTCATCGCGGCGGGCCTTCAGGCGGGCTCCGGACTGGTCGTCGAGGGAAAGGGCTCTGGTGTGGGCGAGGCCTGCCTGCGCAACGGCGTGGGCTCCAGCGGTTTTTGCGCCGCGGGAGCGCAGACGCTGGCCCCCATGTCGCGCGACTTCACCGCGCCGAAGACCGCGTCGGGCGCGGCCTGTCGGAATGGTGCCGCCGCGGACGCCAAGGGCTGCTGCGCGGGTGAGCGGAGCAATGTCATCGCCCTGGATGCGGTGAACGCGTACGTGAGCGCCACCCGGTACGCGGCACTGCCGAGCAATGGCCTCACCACGCAGGAATTGCGCCGCATCTTCTTTGCCACGGACAGCTCCGGCGCCGCCATTCCCGGTGCCTGTCCCACGGACTGGAGTGCACTGGGCCAGCCCTCCGCGCCCATCATCAAGTACCGACGCGATGACCTGTCTGGCACCACGGACACTTTCAAGTCGCTGCTCAAGGGTGGTGCCTTCTGCCCTGGCGTGACGGTCATCGTCGATGAGTCCGCCTCCAATCCCAGCCCCTGCCTCGTGACGGACAATGCGACCACGTGCATTGGCCGGCTGACGGCGTCCAACGATAACGCCATCGGCTATGCCGGCGACTCGGCCTCCCGTCCCGGCAATGCCAAGCTGGCGCTGAAGGCCGTGGCCCCCGTCTCCCCGACGACCAGCACCTACGTTGCGTCCAACGTCGTCAACATCCGCAAGTTGCTCCAGGCTGGTGCCACGGATGTCTATCCGCTGGCCCGCCGCCTCTTCCTGAACGAGAACATCCTCGCCACGCGTTCCTTCGACGAGGAAGCGCTGTACACCTGGGCCTTCTACACCAACCCGGCGGAGTTCGAGGCCATCCTCGTGGAGCAGGGCTTCATCGCGTGCAGCCCGTTTGCCCCGCTGGACTGCGGCCCGGGCCTCTGCACCGCGCAGTGA
- a CDS encoding proton-conducting transporter membrane subunit, with protein sequence MSPLFLLPLLPALGALLLIAPRHAPPARSRNIASVTAVLTLCLSLGMPHHLALDGASTLALPFLCLLTLATMLAAPRQALGRGALVTLLLTQSAALGFFCASTLFTALLLFIAMTTLPDLHLSREEPSTGGPRPRSVVRMYLLIGGVPLGAATLLVGLLGWHPTLCALLLLGTCTRLAMLPLHTWLPVWMTRSPSGSSTLWMSLIASLHLLNRWLLPLLPPEWATTTALPVLASLGAGTALYGALLAFIQKDLRRMLAFAVMSQSGLMLAGVASADPDGIHGAWLHCLAAGITFTGLDLLVRALEARTGTTDLGHLGGLSARMPRMATLFLLLCLAAMGLPGTLAFVSEDFLLRGTLGAHPWHTLLLPPALALNAFTLLRACHRAFLGPARASPMPLQDVLPRERWMATVLVLAVIAGGLAPPALQRSLASSEARLASVLLPEALASTPGAGARGLSGIAPKRAYPERESSRHWREPHVPDERTKCLERSSRGDPAAGLERL encoded by the coding sequence ATGAGTCCCCTCTTCCTGCTGCCCCTGCTCCCGGCGTTGGGCGCCTTGCTGCTCATCGCACCACGTCACGCGCCTCCCGCCCGGTCGCGGAACATCGCCAGCGTCACCGCGGTGCTCACGCTCTGCCTCTCGCTCGGGATGCCGCATCACCTGGCGCTGGACGGCGCGAGCACGTTGGCGCTGCCCTTCCTCTGTCTGCTCACGCTCGCGACGATGCTGGCCGCGCCTCGCCAGGCGCTGGGCCGCGGTGCGCTCGTCACGCTCCTGCTCACGCAGAGCGCGGCGCTGGGCTTCTTCTGCGCGAGCACCCTCTTCACGGCGCTCCTCCTCTTCATCGCCATGACGACGCTCCCCGACCTCCACCTCTCACGTGAGGAGCCGAGCACGGGAGGCCCACGTCCTCGCAGCGTGGTGCGCATGTACCTGCTCATCGGCGGCGTGCCCCTGGGAGCAGCCACGCTCCTCGTCGGGCTGCTCGGATGGCACCCCACGCTGTGCGCCTTGTTGCTCCTGGGCACGTGCACACGGCTGGCGATGTTGCCTCTCCACACGTGGCTCCCCGTGTGGATGACCCGAAGCCCCTCGGGCTCGAGCACCCTCTGGATGAGCCTCATCGCGAGCCTCCACCTCCTGAACCGCTGGCTCCTTCCGCTCCTGCCCCCGGAGTGGGCCACGACCACCGCGCTCCCGGTGCTGGCATCCCTGGGCGCGGGCACCGCGCTGTACGGCGCGCTGCTCGCGTTCATCCAGAAGGACCTGCGGCGCATGCTGGCCTTCGCCGTGATGAGCCAATCCGGATTGATGCTCGCGGGAGTGGCCTCGGCGGACCCCGACGGCATCCACGGCGCCTGGCTTCATTGCCTCGCCGCGGGCATCACCTTCACGGGCCTGGACCTGTTGGTGCGCGCCCTCGAGGCACGCACCGGCACGACGGACCTGGGACACCTCGGTGGACTCTCCGCGCGTATGCCCCGGATGGCCACGCTCTTCCTCCTGCTCTGCCTCGCGGCGATGGGACTGCCCGGCACGCTGGCCTTCGTGAGCGAGGACTTCCTGCTCCGCGGCACGCTGGGTGCGCATCCCTGGCACACCCTGCTGCTCCCACCCGCGCTCGCGCTCAATGCCTTCACCTTGCTGCGAGCCTGTCACCGCGCCTTCCTCGGCCCCGCTCGCGCGAGCCCCATGCCCCTGCAAGACGTATTGCCTCGCGAGCGATGGATGGCGACGGTGCTGGTCCTGGCCGTCATTGCGGGCGGACTGGCACCTCCAGCGCTCCAACGCTCCCTCGCGTCTTCCGAGGCCAGGCTGGCGAGCGTGCTCCTCCCAGAAGCCCTCGCCTCCACGCCAGGGGCAGGTGCGAGGGGGCTGTCTGGCATTGCTCCCAAGCGTGCGTACCCTGAACGCGAGTCCTCACGACATTGGAGGGAGCCACATGTTCCAGACGAGCGGACGAAGTGTCTTGAGCGGAGTTCTCGCGGCGACCCTGCTGCTGGGCTTGAGCGGCTGTAG
- a CDS encoding proton-conducting transporter membrane subunit — protein sequence MALTDLPEGWLAAAVPLSPLVALVVLGSVMLLHRAPGERWVARWVLGSLWLSLGCAVMTAARYLSRSWSVLEVNPGPLLTRGLASLEPSLHIDGLTVTMMLLTSTLTLLLGRFSVTYLHREPGFARFFLLLALFASGMSWVVEAGSLTLLFVGWEWVGLASVLLIGFFQERASPVDAGLVALGTYRFCDLGLVVALVLLHHLMGTTQWDTLFGPRAAMSLGMAPATVLGLCLLLAAMGKSAQLPFSAWLPRAMEGPTPSSALFYGALSVHAGPYLLLRAAPLLVHAPLVRGALVLVGLLTALHATLVWRVQTDVKGALAQGVLTHLGLMFAEVGLGLYTLALVHLVAHAFLRCLQLLRAPSALRDAQARRAALRDTPAPSIARAHRLIPPRLYRLAMERFALDVLFERGGLHPITRLVHWFDERERRWAGTLEGTAPAPELPRPAEPASSNPSTGAA from the coding sequence ATGGCGCTGACCGATTTACCCGAGGGATGGCTCGCGGCGGCTGTCCCCTTGAGTCCCCTGGTGGCGCTCGTCGTCCTGGGGAGTGTGATGCTCCTGCACCGGGCGCCCGGTGAGCGCTGGGTGGCGCGATGGGTCCTCGGCTCCCTGTGGCTCTCCTTGGGCTGCGCGGTGATGACCGCGGCGCGCTACCTGTCGCGCTCCTGGAGCGTGCTGGAGGTCAACCCGGGTCCCCTGCTCACCCGGGGCCTCGCGAGCCTGGAGCCCTCGCTCCACATCGACGGCCTGACGGTGACGATGATGCTCCTGACGAGCACCCTCACCCTGCTCCTGGGGCGGTTCTCGGTCACCTATCTGCATCGCGAGCCGGGCTTCGCGCGGTTCTTCCTGCTGCTCGCCTTGTTCGCGTCGGGGATGTCATGGGTGGTGGAGGCGGGAAGCCTGACCCTGCTCTTCGTGGGCTGGGAATGGGTGGGCCTCGCCTCGGTGCTGCTCATCGGATTCTTCCAGGAGCGAGCGTCACCCGTCGACGCGGGGCTCGTGGCCCTGGGCACCTATCGCTTCTGTGACCTGGGACTCGTGGTGGCGCTGGTCCTGCTGCATCACCTGATGGGCACGACGCAGTGGGACACCCTCTTCGGCCCCCGCGCCGCGATGTCCCTGGGCATGGCCCCCGCCACGGTGCTGGGCTTGTGTCTATTGCTCGCGGCCATGGGCAAGTCCGCGCAGCTCCCGTTCAGCGCCTGGCTTCCGCGTGCGATGGAAGGCCCCACGCCCTCCAGCGCGCTGTTCTACGGAGCGCTCTCCGTGCACGCGGGCCCCTATCTCCTGCTGCGCGCCGCGCCCCTCCTGGTCCACGCCCCGCTCGTGCGAGGCGCCCTGGTCCTGGTGGGCCTGCTCACCGCCCTGCACGCAACGTTGGTGTGGCGCGTCCAGACCGACGTGAAAGGCGCCCTCGCCCAGGGCGTGCTCACCCACTTGGGCTTGATGTTCGCGGAGGTGGGGCTCGGGCTCTACACGCTGGCGCTCGTCCACCTCGTGGCCCATGCGTTCCTGCGGTGCCTCCAGCTCCTGCGTGCCCCCTCCGCGCTGCGCGATGCCCAGGCCCGCCGCGCGGCATTGCGCGACACACCCGCGCCCTCCATCGCCCGAGCCCACCGACTCATACCGCCCCGGCTCTATCGCCTCGCGATGGAGCGCTTCGCGCTGGACGTGTTGTTCGAGCGCGGAGGCCTCCATCCCATCACACGCCTGGTTCACTGGTTCGACGAACGGGAGCGGCGCTGGGCTGGCACGCTGGAAGGCACCGCTCCAGCGCCCGAGCTCCCACGCCCCGCCGAGCCCGCCTCCAGCAATCCCTCCACGGGTGCCGCATGA
- a CDS encoding sodium-translocating pyrophosphatase yields the protein MTRTVSRKDALSRSITGVAVRALGLLMVLASGAAHASEADLVLPDFASKTFLDSGINGHQLLLSGIAVCVLGLVFGFIQYSSLQKMPVHRAMLEISELIYETCKTYLATQMKFIGVLWLLIAVVMVGYFGFLRHMDAGRVAIILVASLVGIAGSCGVAWFGIRVNTFANSRTAFASLRGKPYPTYAIPLQAGMSIGMVLISTELLLMLAILLFIPADFAGPCFIGFAIGESLGASALRIAGGIFTKIADIGSDLMKIVFRIKEDDARNPGVIADCTGDNAGDSVGPSADGFETYGVTGVALITFILLAVGEGFRVDLLVWIFMMRIVMVLASLAAYALNNVYQSAKYKNADHMNFEHPLTALVWLTSLISVALTFLVSYLLIPNLNGDPSLWWKLSAIITCGTLAGAIIPEAIKVFTSTESRHVREVVTASREGGASLNVISGLVAGNFSAYWMGLIIAGLMGLAFWFSGAGVPGESVGQLMIAAPVFAFGLVAFGFLGMGPVTIAVDSYGPVTDNAQSVYELSLIENVPNVKEEVKRDFGFTPDFEKGKEYLEENDGAGNTFKATAKPVLIGTAVVGATTMIFSIIVVLVGINGNSLNAEKAQFLSLLHAPFLLGLITGGAVIYWFSGASMQAVSTGAYRAVEFIKANIKLEGVEKASVSDSKKVVEICTQYAQKGMINIFLAVFFSTLAFACLEPYFFVGYLISIAVFGLYQAVFMANAGGAWDNAKKLVEVELKAKGTDLHAATVVGDTVGDPFKDTSSVALNPVIKFTTLFGLLAVELAVELEASGQGQLTRIFSVVFFVLSTVFVYRSFYGMRIQSLAGATPAAASKPEAAVKTA from the coding sequence ATGACACGCACTGTTTCACGCAAGGATGCTCTATCCCGGAGCATCACCGGCGTGGCCGTCAGGGCCTTGGGGCTCTTGATGGTCCTCGCCTCCGGCGCCGCTCACGCGAGTGAAGCGGACCTGGTCCTCCCCGACTTCGCGTCCAAGACGTTCTTGGACAGCGGAATCAATGGTCATCAACTCCTGCTGTCCGGCATCGCCGTCTGCGTGCTGGGCCTCGTCTTCGGCTTCATCCAATACTCCAGCCTCCAGAAGATGCCCGTGCACCGGGCGATGCTGGAGATTTCCGAGCTCATCTACGAGACGTGCAAGACCTACCTCGCGACGCAGATGAAGTTCATCGGCGTGCTGTGGCTGCTCATCGCGGTGGTGATGGTGGGCTACTTCGGCTTCCTGCGTCACATGGACGCGGGCCGGGTGGCCATCATCCTGGTGGCAAGCCTGGTCGGCATCGCCGGTTCGTGCGGCGTGGCGTGGTTCGGCATCCGCGTCAACACGTTCGCCAACAGCCGCACCGCCTTCGCCAGCTTGCGCGGCAAGCCCTACCCCACGTACGCGATTCCCCTCCAGGCGGGCATGTCCATCGGCATGGTGCTCATCAGCACGGAGCTGCTGCTGATGCTGGCCATCCTGCTGTTCATCCCCGCGGACTTCGCGGGCCCCTGCTTCATCGGCTTCGCCATTGGTGAGTCGCTGGGCGCCTCCGCGCTGCGCATCGCGGGCGGCATCTTCACCAAGATTGCCGACATCGGGTCGGACCTGATGAAGATTGTCTTCCGCATCAAGGAGGACGACGCGCGCAACCCGGGCGTCATCGCCGACTGCACGGGCGACAACGCGGGCGACAGCGTGGGCCCCTCCGCGGACGGCTTCGAGACCTACGGCGTGACGGGCGTGGCGCTCATCACCTTCATCCTCCTGGCGGTGGGTGAGGGCTTCCGCGTGGATCTGCTCGTCTGGATTTTCATGATGCGCATCGTGATGGTGCTCGCGTCGCTGGCCGCCTACGCGCTCAACAACGTGTATCAGTCCGCCAAGTACAAGAACGCGGACCACATGAACTTCGAGCACCCGCTCACCGCGCTGGTGTGGCTGACGTCGCTCATCTCCGTGGCGCTGACGTTCCTGGTCAGCTACCTGCTCATCCCCAACCTGAACGGCGACCCCTCGCTGTGGTGGAAGCTGTCCGCCATCATCACCTGCGGCACGCTGGCGGGCGCCATCATCCCGGAGGCCATCAAGGTCTTCACCTCCACGGAGAGCCGGCACGTGCGCGAGGTGGTGACGGCCAGCCGCGAGGGCGGCGCGTCGCTCAACGTCATCTCCGGTCTGGTCGCGGGCAACTTCTCCGCGTACTGGATGGGGCTCATCATCGCGGGGCTGATGGGCCTGGCGTTCTGGTTCAGCGGCGCCGGGGTCCCCGGCGAGAGCGTGGGCCAGCTGATGATTGCCGCGCCGGTGTTCGCCTTCGGCCTGGTCGCGTTCGGCTTTCTGGGCATGGGCCCCGTCACCATCGCCGTGGACTCCTACGGCCCGGTGACGGACAACGCGCAGAGCGTCTATGAGCTGTCGCTCATCGAGAACGTCCCCAACGTGAAGGAGGAGGTGAAGCGCGACTTCGGCTTCACGCCCGACTTCGAGAAGGGCAAGGAGTACCTGGAGGAGAACGACGGCGCGGGCAACACGTTCAAGGCCACCGCCAAGCCGGTGCTCATCGGCACCGCCGTGGTGGGCGCCACGACGATGATTTTCTCCATCATCGTGGTGCTGGTGGGCATCAACGGCAACTCGCTCAACGCGGAGAAGGCCCAGTTCCTCTCCCTCCTGCACGCGCCCTTCCTCCTGGGCCTCATCACCGGCGGCGCCGTCATCTATTGGTTCTCCGGCGCCTCCATGCAGGCGGTGTCCACGGGCGCCTACCGCGCGGTGGAGTTCATCAAGGCCAACATCAAGCTGGAGGGTGTGGAGAAGGCCAGCGTGTCGGACTCGAAGAAGGTCGTCGAAATCTGCACCCAGTACGCGCAGAAGGGGATGATCAACATCTTCCTCGCCGTCTTCTTCAGCACCCTGGCCTTCGCGTGTCTGGAGCCCTACTTCTTCGTGGGCTACCTCATCTCCATCGCCGTGTTCGGCCTCTATCAAGCCGTGTTCATGGCCAACGCGGGCGGCGCTTGGGACAACGCGAAGAAGCTGGTGGAGGTGGAGCTGAAGGCCAAGGGCACGGACCTGCACGCGGCCACCGTCGTGGGCGACACCGTGGGCGACCCGTTCAAGGACACGTCCTCCGTCGCGCTCAACCCGGTCATCAAGTTCACCACGCTCTTCGGCCTGCTCGCCGTGGAGCTGGCGGTGGAGTTGGAGGCGTCCGGCCAGGGCCAGCTCACCCGCATCTTCTCCGTGGTGTTCTTCGTCCTGTCGACGGTGTTCGTCTACCGCAGCTTCTACGGCATGCGCATCCAGAGCCTGGCGGGCGCCACCCCGGCCGCCGCCTCCAAGCCCGAGGCCGCGGTGAAGACCGCCTGA
- a CDS encoding short-chain fatty acid transporter, whose amino-acid sequence METLVRIAEALGRFSARFVPSAFSIAVLLSLLTMGLAMGWAGAPATKVLDSWGGGFWELLTFSMQMALVMFTGYLLALTAPMRALLEKAAGLARTPRGAVALMAFVSMALAYVNWGLSLVASAMLVRFVARRRPDVDYRLLVACAYFGLGATWHAGLSASAPLLVATPGHFLEKSMGLIPIDRTLFSAFNVLLTVSVVAGLTLLAWALHPKPENVVRVDPAVLEKLGDFVPPERPAEKSPAVWLDHARLLNVIFGVLGLLWLGRYLWLNGGWRALNLNVVNFTFLVLAVLLHGTPARLIKAAEEAGSVLHGIVLQFPLYAGIYGIFKATGLTDRIGHLFVSLSTTSTFPAIVYLYSGVVNYFVPSGGSKWAIEAPYLLDAASRLGVAPEKVVLAYAWGDMATDLIQPFWALPLLAVARLEFKDILGFLLVAFLVYLPLVTLAFFLLG is encoded by the coding sequence GTGGAGACCCTCGTCCGCATCGCCGAAGCCCTAGGCCGCTTCTCCGCGCGCTTCGTCCCCAGCGCGTTCTCCATCGCCGTCTTGCTGAGCCTGCTCACCATGGGGCTCGCGATGGGCTGGGCGGGAGCTCCAGCCACGAAGGTGCTGGACTCCTGGGGCGGCGGCTTCTGGGAGCTGCTCACCTTCTCCATGCAGATGGCGCTGGTGATGTTCACCGGCTACCTGCTGGCGCTCACCGCGCCCATGCGCGCGCTCCTGGAGAAGGCCGCCGGGCTGGCGCGCACGCCTCGAGGCGCCGTCGCGCTGATGGCCTTCGTGTCCATGGCCCTGGCGTACGTCAACTGGGGCCTGTCCCTGGTCGCCAGCGCCATGCTGGTGCGCTTCGTCGCGCGGCGCCGGCCCGACGTGGACTACCGCCTGCTGGTCGCCTGCGCGTACTTCGGCCTGGGCGCCACGTGGCACGCGGGGCTGTCCGCGTCCGCGCCGCTGCTCGTCGCCACGCCGGGCCACTTCCTCGAGAAGAGCATGGGCCTCATCCCCATCGACCGGACGCTCTTCTCCGCCTTCAACGTGCTGCTCACCGTGTCCGTCGTCGCGGGCCTCACGTTGCTTGCGTGGGCGCTGCATCCCAAGCCGGAGAACGTGGTGCGCGTGGACCCGGCGGTGCTGGAGAAGCTGGGCGACTTCGTCCCGCCGGAGCGTCCCGCGGAGAAGAGCCCCGCGGTGTGGCTGGACCACGCGCGGCTGCTCAACGTCATCTTCGGGGTGCTGGGCCTCTTGTGGCTGGGCCGCTACCTCTGGCTGAACGGAGGCTGGCGCGCGCTCAACCTCAACGTGGTGAACTTCACCTTCCTGGTGCTCGCGGTGCTCCTGCACGGCACACCCGCGCGGCTCATCAAGGCGGCGGAGGAGGCCGGGAGCGTGCTGCACGGCATCGTCCTCCAGTTCCCGCTCTATGCGGGCATCTACGGCATCTTCAAGGCCACGGGCCTGACGGACCGCATCGGCCACCTCTTCGTGTCGCTGTCCACCACGAGCACGTTCCCCGCCATCGTCTATCTCTACAGCGGCGTGGTGAACTACTTCGTCCCCTCCGGAGGCTCCAAGTGGGCCATCGAGGCGCCCTACCTCCTCGACGCGGCCAGCCGTCTGGGCGTGGCGCCCGAGAAGGTGGTGCTCGCGTATGCGTGGGGCGACATGGCCACCGACCTCATCCAACCCTTCTGGGCGCTGCCGCTCCTGGCCGTGGCCCGGCTCGAGTTCAAGGACATCCTCGGCTTCCTCCTGGTGGCCTTCCTCGTGTACCTGCCGCTGGTGACGCTCGCGTTCTTCCTGCTGGGCTGA